A single genomic interval of Puntigrus tetrazona isolate hp1 chromosome 1, ASM1883169v1, whole genome shotgun sequence harbors:
- the LOC122345830 gene encoding stromal interaction molecule 2-like — MHKFCLTVLLVLRGLIICVCSSDEPHHPGLYKDATATPTDPCLQVIPPCMTEADRFSLEALQHIHREMDDDQDGGIEVEESVEFIIEDMQQQQQTNKHSKLHHEDQHITLEELWKGWKSSEVHNWTQEDVLRWLREFVELPQYEKSFKELRVNGNTLPRIASHEPSFMSTYLKIQDQQHKQKLKLKALDVVLFGPPTRPPHNWMKDLVLIVSVVMGIGGCWFARVQNKASKIHISKMMKDLESLQRAEQSLRDLQEQLEKAQEEKRTVAVEKKNLEEKMRDEIQGAQEEANRLHRLRDGAVSELTRLRYAEEELEQVRDALKRAEKDMQCLWSVPESLQLWLQLTHEVEVQYYNVKKQSAEQQLVTAKDEAEKIKKKRSSVFGTLHVAHSSSLDQVDQRILEAKNALAEVTACLRERLHRWQQIESLCGFPVMKNAGLPSLNATLYPDPNWMLMPRSAMQSYQVPVSVEDMEEEIPQIIPQIPVTVAPLKCSPRSRVRSRRSGHIVPSPVIVSPDPDLLIPIRTPLRRYGDEEEEHIKFSPLVKQESMETSSDTDSIGSSISRMYSTLDAPPRRKYIFSDKMPRKISLDEQDGNPSHKISEEEVDESLIVNNTSRKVSRDELEINSPSRKTSRDELEASMDPPKQLSRGETEASLASRKLARDLSFDSTMRYYSTEKISPAAISMDSQRQRSLRDRKDHVDSICRVIPKAELDIDITSGTRYSDALMNTSIKHKENRDLPTSIQRGRMFRENSLDSTFDSPVESSKKFKMLDKADSSKDIPSRMMAQDEFDVPMDFEKLKMRDISMGIASRNILKDEFERSKSFKENRDIRMEIPSKKISRDDQEVATETQRIQRKIDGSVETPIGKIQREMVGLSVEAPRRKISQEEFLVANPVQFGPPDLTVSSLMLWKPASDSLSTLVYDGILEKSYENPLMPGPRDLSHAASVSSSSQSLLGNEGQSVNSSSSESGGKEKGKKSSKLKNIFKKKKEKEKDKDS, encoded by the exons ATGCATAAGTTCTGCCTGACCGTACTGCTCGTGCTGCGCGGACTCATCATCTGCGTCTGTTCCAGCGATGAACCACATCACCCCGGGCTGTACAAGGACGCGACTGCGACCCCGACAG ATCCATGTCTGCAAGTGATCCCTCCGTGTATGACAGAGGCTGATCGCTTCAGCCTGGAGGCTCTTCAGCACATCCACAGAGAGATGGACGATGATCAGGATGGAGGCATTGAGGTGGAGGAGAGCGTTGAG TTCATCATTGAAGATatgcagcagcaacaacagaCCAACAAACATAGTAAACTCCATCACGAGGACCAGCATATAACTTTGGAGGAGCTTTGGAAGGGCTGGAAATCTTCTGAAG TTCATAACTGGACTCAGGAGGATGTCTTGAGGTGGTTAAGAGAGTTTGTTGAGTTGCCTCAGTATGAAAAGAGCTTCAAAGAGCTGCGTGTCAATGGGAACACCTTGCCCAG GATTGCTTCCCATGAGCCATCATTTATGAGCACATATCTGAAGATACAAGACcagcaacacaaacaaaaactcaaGCTCAAAGCCCTGGATGTAGTGCTGTTTGGCCCACCTACAC GACCCCCACACAACTGGATGAAAGACCTGGTTCTGATAGTGTCTGTTGTAATGGGGATTGGTGGATGCTGGTTTGCACGAGTACAGAATAAAGCATCTAagattcatatttcaaaaatgatgAAGGACCTTGAAAGCTTGCAACGAGCTGAACAAAGCCTCAGAGACTTACAGGAGCA gttggAAAAGGCCCAGGAAGAGAAGCGCACAGTGGCGGTAGAGAAGAAGAATCTAGAAGAAAAGATGAGGGATGAGATTCAGGGTGCTCAGGAAGAGGCCAACCGCCTGCACAGACTCCGAGATGGAGCAGTGAGTGAACTAACCCGTCTTCGGTATGCAGAAGAAGAGCTTGAACAG GTGCGTGATGCTCTGAAGAGGGCAGAGAAAGACATGCAGTGCCTCTGGTCAGTTCCTGAATCTTTGCAGCTGTGGCTACAGCTCACCCATGAGGTAGAGGTCCAGTACTACAACGTCAAGAAGCAAAGTGCAGAACAACAACTAGTCACGGCTAAAGATGAG GCTGAGAAGATCAAGAAAAAAAGGAGTTCTGTTTTTGGTACGCTACATGTCGCACATAGCTCCTCATTGGATCAAGTGGATCAGAGAATTCTGGAGGCCAA GAATGCACTAGCAGAGGTGACTGCTTGTCTACGGGAACGTTTGCACCGCTGGCAGCAGATTGAGAGCTTGTGTGGTTTTCCTGTGATGAAAAATGCAGGACTACCCAGTCTCAACGCTACACTCTACCCTGACCCCAACTGGATGCTAATGCCCCGGTCTGCAATGCAGTCCTATCAAGTGCCTGTTTCGGTGGAGGACATGGAAGAAGAAATACCCCAGATTATACCACAGATTCCTG TCACAGTTGCACCACTTAAATGTTCTCCGCGGTCTCGGGTTCGCTCTCGACGATCTGGGCATATTGTGCCATCACCTGTCATTGTATCACCTGACCCAGACCTCCTTATTCCCATACGAACTCCACTACGCCGATATggagatgaagaagaagagcaTATCAAATTCTCCCCTCTTGTGAAACA GGAGTCTATGGAAACATCTTCAGATACAGATTCTATCGGGTCCTCCATCAGCAGAATGTACAGCACCCTTGATGCCCCACCTCggagaaaatatattttctctgaTAAAATGCCTAGAAAGATCTCCCTGGATGAACAAGATGGTAATCCATCGCACAAAATCTCAGAGGAGGAGGTGGATGAGTCTTTGATAGTGAACAACACCTCAAGGAAAGTTTCGCGAGATGAACTGGAAATTAATAGTCCATCAAGAAAAACATCTAGAGATGAACTAGAGGCCTCCATGGACCCTCCTAAACAACTGAGTAGAGGAGAAACTGAGGCCAGCCTTGCCTCGAGGAAATTAGCCAGGGATCTATCTTTTGATTCCACAATGAGGTACTACTCTACAGAAAAGATATCTCCAGCAGCGATCAGCATGGATAGTCAGAGACAACGATCACTCAGAGACAGAAAAGATCACGTGGACAGCATTTGTAGAGTGATACCGAAAGCAGAACTTGATATAGATATCACAAGTGGAACTAGATATTCAGATGCCCTAATGAacacttccatcaaacacaaagaaaaccgGGATCTTCCAACCAGTATCCAGCGAGGAAGAATGTTTAGGGAAAACTCCTTAGATTCCACCTTTGACAGTCCTGTGGAAAGCTCTAAAAAATTTAAGATGTTAGACAAAGCAGATTCCTCCAAAGACATCCCTTCACGAATGATGGCACAAGATGAATTTGATGTGCCCATGGATTTTGAGAAACTAAAAATGAGAGATATTTCCATGGGTATTGCTTCAAGGAACATACTGAAAGATGAGTTTGAGAGAAGCAAGTCATTTAAAGAGAACAGGGATATCCGCATGGAAATTCCCTCCAAAAAAATCTCTCGAGATGATCAAGAAGTCGCAACGGAGACCCAAAGAATACAACGCAAAATAGACGGCTCTGTGGAAACTCCCATTGGTAAAATACAGAGAGAGATGGTGGGTCTATCTGTGGAGGCTCCAAGGCGCAAGATATCGCAGGAGGAGTTTCTGGTTGCAAACCCAGTGCAGTTTGGCCCGCCAGACCTCACCGTTAGTTCCCTGATGCTCTGGAAACCAGCCTCAGACTCGCTCAGCACACTAGTGTATGACGGCATTCTAGAAAAGTCCTACGAGAACCCTCTCATGCCTGGTCCTCGGGATCTCAGTCATGCGGCTTCAGTGTCTTCTTCTTCCCAAAGCCTTCTAGGAAATGAAGGTCAATCTGTAAATTCATCTTCTTCAGAATCTGGAGGCAAAGAAAAGGGCAAGAAATCTTCAAAGCTCAagaatatattcaaaaagaaaaaagaaaaggaaaaagataaAGACTCATAA
- the LOC122353120 gene encoding recombining binding protein suppressor of hairless-like, whose product MRNYLKERGDQTVLILHAKVAQKSYGNEKRFFCPPPCVYLMGCGWKKKKELMEREGCSEQESQPCAFIGIGNSEQEMQQLNLEGKNFCTAKTLYISDSDKRKHFMLSVKMFYGNSADIGVFLSKRIKVISKPSKKKQSLKNADLCIASGTKVALFNRLRSQTVSTRYLHVEGGNFHASSQQWGAFYIHLLDDDESEGEEFTVRDGYIHYGQTVKLVCSVTGMALPRLIIRKVDKQTALMDADDPVSQLHKCAFYLKDTERMYLCLSQERIIQFQATPCPKETNKEMINDGASWTIISTDKAEYTFYEGMGPVPSPVTPVPVVESLQLNGGGDVAMLELTGQNFTPNLRVWFGDVEADTMYRCGESVLCVVPDISAFREGWRWVRQPVQVPVTLVRNDGIIYSTALTFTYTPEPGPRPHCSAAGAILRANSNSSTSPSSSSSSSSLLLQTAVDSQAGYAATGSVSSSSSAMSVS is encoded by the exons ATGCGCAACTACTTGAAGGAGAGAGGAGATCAGACAGTACTCATATTGCATGCAAAAGTGGCGCAGAAATCATATGGCAATGAAAAAAG ATTCTTCTGTCCTCCACCATGTGTGTACCTGATGGGTTGTGGctggaagaaaaagaaggagcTGATGGAGAGAGAGGGCTGCTCGGAGCAGGAGTCTCAGCCTTGTGCCTTTATCGGCATTGGAAACAGTGAACAAGAAATGCAGCAGCTCAACTTGGAGGGCAAG AATTTTTGCACGGCgaaaacattatacatttccGACTCAGACAAACGGAAGCACTTCATGCTgtcagtgaaaatgttttacgGGAATAGCGCAGATATCGGCGTCTTCCTCAGCAAACGAATCAAGGTCATCTCTAAACCTTCCAAAAAGAAACAGTCGCTGAAGAATGCAGACC TGTGCATAGCTTCTGGGACAAAGGTGGCTCTTTTTAACCGCTTGCGGTCCCAGACTGTCAGTACGCGGTACCTTCATGTGGAAGGGGGAAACTTCCATGCTAGTTCACAACAGTGGGGAGCCTTCTATATTCATCTCT TGGATGATGATGAGTCAGAGGGTGAAGAGTTTACAGTCAGAGATGGTTACATCCATTACGGTCAGACGGTGAAGCTGGTGTGCTCCGTGACTGGCATGGCTCTGCCCCGACTG ATCATTCGTAAAGTAGACAAGCAGACAGCGCTAATGGACGCCGATGATCCTGTGTCCCAACTACATAAATGTGCCTTCTACCTTAAAGATACAGAGAGGATGTACCTCTGCCTGTCACAAGAGAGGATAATTCAGTTCCAG GCTACACCCTGTCCCAAAGAAACGAACAAAGAAATGATCAATGATGGGGCGTCATGGACAATCATCAGCACAGACAAAGCAGAGTACACTTTCTATGAGGGGATGGGCCCTGTACCCTCGCCTGTCACACCCGTGCCTGTTGTTGAGAGTTTACAG CTGAATGGAGGAGGAGATGTTGCCATGCTGGAACTTACAGGACAGAACTTCACGCCTAACCTAAGAGTCTGGTTTGGAGATGTAGAGGCAGACACCATGTACAG GTGTGGCGAAAGCGTGCTCTGCGTGGTTCCTGACATCTCTGCATTTCGCGAGGGCTGGCGTTGGGTTCGGCAGCCAGTGCAGGTTCCTGTGACTTTGGTCCGTAACGATGGCATCATCTACTCCACAGCTTTGACTTTTACCTACACGCCGGAGCCAGGACCACGTCCTCACTGCAGCGCTGCCGGAGCCATACTGCGCGCCAACAGCAACTCCTCCACCTCaccatcttcttcctcctcatcctccagCCTACTGCTGCAGACAGCCGTTGACAGCCAGGCAGGATACGCAGCAACAGGGAGCGTATCTTCATCTTCCTCGGCTATGTCTGTCTCCTAA
- the LOC122353124 gene encoding LOW QUALITY PROTEIN: sodium-dependent phosphate transport protein 2B-like (The sequence of the model RefSeq protein was modified relative to this genomic sequence to represent the inferred CDS: inserted 2 bases in 2 codons; deleted 1 base in 1 codon): MAPQTKQENESEGKPTETLDVPREKSLSMAPAVSTAALIEDDPWDMPELQDTGVKWADLDTKGKILRVVTTAAKLILLLGLLYMFVCSLDILSSAFQLVGGKAAGDIFQENTVLSNPLAGLVIGMLVTLLVQSSSTSSSIVVSMVSSGLLEVSTAVPIIMGTNIGTSVTNTVVAMTQVGDXNKFRRAFAGATVHDFFNWLSVLVLLPLEVATGYLVKLTDLIVKSFNIQSGENAPALLNVITDPLTNSIIELDESVISGIAIGDLEAKNKSLIKIWCQTVSNTTVQNVTESSCSDACWELKNVTEIINIKKCNHIFVNANLSDLAVGLILLAGSLLILCTCLILIVKLLNSMLKGQVAVIIKKIMNTDFPFPFAWLTGYIAIVVGAGMTFIVQSSSVFTSAITPLVGIGVIKIERAYPLSLGSNIGTTTTAILAAMASPGETLGNSLQIALVHLFFNLSGIVLWYPIPFTRLPIRMAKALGQLTAQYRWFSGFYIIACFFAFPLLVFGLSLAGWQVLVGVLVPIVAVLIFVIIVNILRKHKPHWLPSALRSWEFLPLWAHSLEPWDRVVTVMAXRCCCCCKCCNVTEEDKEMGQDENKDQEIEMYDNPTMTVEIKEAKKTSDSCEILKATSL, translated from the exons ATGGCACCACAAACAAAGCAAGAGAATGAATCTGAGGGGAAGCCTACAGAAACACTTGATG TTCCCAGAGAGAAGTCTCTCTCCATGGCCCCTGCTGTCTCCACAGCGGCTCTAATAGAGGATGATCCCTGGGACATGCCTGAATTGCAGGACACTGGAGTTAAATGGGCAG ATCTGGACACGAAAGGGAAGATCTTGAGAGTTGTAACCACAGCAGCGAAGCTGATTCTGCTGCTTGGTTTGCTCTACATGTTTGTTTGCTCACTGGACATCCTCAGCTCAGCTTTCCAGCTTGTTGGAG gtaaggCAGCAGGGGACATTTTCCAGGAGAATACAGTGTTATCAAACCCTTTGGCAGGCCTGGTTATCGGGATGCTGGTAACGCTCCTGGTCCAGAGCTCCAGCACTTCCTCGTCTATTGTGGTCAGCATGGTCTCCTCCGGAT TGCTGGAGGTCTCTACTGCTGTTCCTATTATTATGGGGACTAACATCGGCACATCAGTCACAAATACTGTTGTCGCCATGACACAAGTTGGCG GGAACAAATTCCGCAG GGCATTTGCGGGAGCCACCGTGCACGATTTTTTCAACTGGCTTTCTGTCCTGGTGCTTTTGCCACTGGAAGTTGCCACAGGTTACCTCGTGAAGCTCACAGATCTCATAGTCAAATCATTTAATATCCAGAGTGGAGAAAATGCACCAGCCCTTCTGAATGTCATCACTGACCCACTCACCAATTCTATCATTGAG ctgGATGAATCTGTGATAAGCGGCATTGCAATTGGAGACCTCGAAGCCAAAAACAAATCTCTCATCAAGATCTGGTGTCAGACTGTCTCAAACACA ACTGTCCAGAATGTGACGGAATCGAGCTGCAGTGACGCC TGTTGGGAACTGAAAAATGTCACAGAAATTATTAACATCAAAAAAT GCAATCACATCTTTGTGAACGCAAACCTTTCTGACCTGGCGGTGGGTCTGATTTTACTGGCTGGTTCTCTGCTCATCCTGTGCACTTGCCTCATTTTAATCGTGAAACTGCTCAACTCGATGCTCAAGGGCCAGGTTGCTGTCATCATCAAGAAGATAATGAACACTG attttccatttccatttgcaTGGCTGACTGGATACATTGCAATTGTGGTTGGTGCAGGAATGACTTTTATTGTCCAGAGCAGTTCTGTCTTTACCTCGGCTATAACTCCTCTTGTTG GTATTGGTGTTATAAAGATTGAAAGGGCATATCCTCTTTCCCTGGGATCCAATATCGGAACAACTACTACTGCAATATTAGCCGCCATGGCTAGTCCAGGGGAAACACTTGGAAATTCATTACAG ATCGCCTTAGTTCATCTCTTCTTCAACCTCTCTGGGATTGTGCTGTGGTACCCAATCCCCTTCACACGTCTCCCCATTCGAATGGCAAAAGCTCTTGGCCAGCTAACAGCTCAATACCGCTGGTTTTCGGGCTTTTACATCATCGCCTGCTTCTTCGCTTTCCCTCTGTTGGTCTTTGGCCTGTCTTTGGCTGGTTGGCAGGTCCTCGTGGGAGTTCTTGTTCCAATAGTAGCCGTTCTGATCTTTGTTatcattgtaaacattttacGGAAGCACAAACCTCATTGGCTTCCTTCTGCTCTCCGTTCTTGGGAATTTCTTCCTCTATGGGCCCACTCTCTTGAACCGTGGGATAGAGTAGTTACCGTAATGG GccgctgctgctgttgctgcaaGTGCTGCAATGTTACGGAAGAAGACAAAGAGATGGGACAAGATGAAAATAAAGATCAAGAAATTGAAATGTATGACAATCCGACAATGACTGTTGAGATCAAGGAGGCCAAGAAAACATCAGACAGTTGTGAAATCCTCAAGGCAACCTCTTTATAG